Proteins from one Algicella marina genomic window:
- the mmsA gene encoding multiple monosaccharide ABC transporter ATP-binding protein, whose translation MPTLLEMQSITKTFPGVKALDEVSLSVEEGEIHALVGENGAGKSTLMKVLSGVYPHGSYEGTISYAGEEARFGSIGDSEKKGVIIIHQELALIPLLSIAENIFLGNEVATNGVISWPETFARTEKLLRKVGLREAPTTIVDKIGVGKQQLVEIAKALSKDVRLLILDEPTAALQENDSAALMDLLLELKRQGITSILISHKLNEVERVADTITVIRDGRSISTLNAKAGEISEERIIRDMVGRDMSHRYPDRVRNPGETLFEVKDWSVWHPEHAERQVIKNANFTVRAGEIVGIAGLMGSGRTELAMSLFGRSYGKNISGEARLRGQPIDISTVDRAIAAGLAYVTEDRKSLGLILEEPISRNITLANLAGVSQNAVLSEGREQQVAEKYRKAMNIRTPGVHQRVMNLSGGNQQKVVLSKWLFTEPDVLILDEPTRGIDVGAKYEIYSIMNDLAAEGRGVVMISSEMPELLGMCDRIYVMNEGALVGELSAEEASQERIMSFIVRR comes from the coding sequence ATGCCAACCCTCCTCGAAATGCAATCCATCACCAAGACCTTTCCGGGCGTGAAAGCACTGGACGAGGTCTCTCTCTCGGTGGAGGAAGGCGAAATCCACGCTCTTGTTGGCGAAAACGGCGCCGGCAAATCGACGCTGATGAAGGTGCTTTCCGGCGTCTACCCCCATGGCTCCTACGAAGGCACGATCTCCTATGCAGGTGAGGAAGCCCGTTTTGGGTCCATCGGAGACAGCGAGAAGAAGGGCGTCATCATCATCCATCAGGAACTTGCCCTGATCCCGCTCCTCTCCATCGCCGAAAACATCTTTCTCGGCAACGAGGTCGCCACCAACGGTGTAATAAGCTGGCCCGAAACATTCGCCCGCACCGAGAAGCTCCTGCGCAAGGTCGGCCTCCGCGAAGCACCCACAACCATCGTCGACAAAATCGGCGTCGGCAAACAGCAATTGGTAGAGATCGCCAAGGCGCTCTCCAAAGACGTGCGACTGCTGATCCTCGACGAGCCCACGGCGGCCCTGCAAGAGAATGACAGCGCCGCCCTGATGGACCTGCTGCTGGAACTGAAGCGCCAGGGCATCACCTCCATCCTCATCAGCCACAAACTCAATGAGGTCGAGCGTGTGGCCGACACCATCACCGTCATCCGCGACGGCCGTTCCATCAGCACCCTGAACGCCAAGGCCGGGGAAATCAGCGAGGAACGCATCATCCGCGACATGGTCGGCCGCGACATGTCCCACCGCTACCCGGACCGCGTGCGCAACCCCGGCGAGACACTCTTCGAGGTGAAGGACTGGTCCGTCTGGCACCCCGAGCACGCCGAACGTCAGGTGATCAAGAACGCCAATTTCACGGTGCGCGCCGGAGAGATCGTCGGCATCGCCGGCCTCATGGGCTCTGGCCGCACCGAACTGGCAATGAGCCTCTTCGGTCGCAGCTATGGCAAGAACATCTCTGGCGAAGCCCGGCTTCGCGGACAGCCCATCGACATCTCCACCGTTGATCGCGCCATCGCCGCCGGCCTTGCCTACGTGACGGAGGACCGGAAATCGCTCGGGCTGATCCTGGAGGAGCCGATCAGCCGAAATATCACGCTCGCCAATCTCGCCGGCGTCTCGCAGAACGCCGTTCTTTCCGAGGGGCGCGAGCAGCAGGTGGCCGAGAAATACCGCAAGGCCATGAACATTCGTACGCCCGGCGTTCACCAGAGAGTGATGAACCTCTCGGGCGGCAACCAGCAGAAGGTCGTACTGTCCAAGTGGCTGTTCACCGAACCCGACGTGCTGATCCTCGACGAGCCGACACGCGGCATCGACGTCGGCGCAAAATACGAAATATACAGCATCATGAACGATCTGGCCGCCGAGGGCCGGGGCGTCGTCATGATATCCTCGGAAATGCCTGAACTGCTCGGCATGTGCGACAGGATATACGTGATGAACGAAGGCGCACTGGTTGGTGAGCTTTCGGCCGAGGAGGCCAGCCAGGAACGCATCATGTCGTTCATCGTGCGCAGGTAG
- a CDS encoding branched-chain amino acid ABC transporter permease, producing MSSLLLAEQVLNGLQLGIMLFLMAAGLTLVFGVMGLINLAHGSLYMIGAFAAAATAAATGSFFLGLIAALAASAAAGALVEVTVIRRLYARDHLDQVLATFALILIFSEGTRWVFGSFPLYLSIPPVLSGPVTLPFGIEYPLYRLALIVAGLAIAGGLFLLVGRTRLGIRIRAGESDREMIAALGVDISRLYTIVFALGAALAGLAGALVGAIQSVQVGMGEPVLILAFVTIVIGGIGSIKGALVGALLVGLTDTLGGLFLPAAFALFMEPSAAASTGAALSSMLIYILMAVILILRPSGLYGARA from the coding sequence ATGTCCAGTCTCCTTCTTGCCGAACAGGTGCTGAACGGGCTGCAACTGGGCATCATGCTGTTTCTCATGGCCGCCGGTCTCACGCTCGTCTTCGGCGTGATGGGCCTGATCAACCTCGCGCACGGCTCGCTCTACATGATCGGCGCCTTCGCCGCTGCAGCCACCGCCGCCGCCACCGGCTCGTTCTTTCTCGGGCTCATCGCGGCCCTTGCCGCCTCTGCCGCTGCCGGGGCGCTGGTCGAGGTCACGGTGATCCGTCGCCTTTATGCGCGCGACCATCTTGATCAGGTGCTCGCGACCTTCGCGCTGATCCTCATCTTCTCGGAAGGCACGCGTTGGGTCTTCGGCTCCTTCCCGCTCTACCTCTCGATCCCGCCCGTGCTGTCGGGCCCCGTCACCCTGCCCTTCGGCATCGAGTACCCGCTCTACCGCCTCGCGCTCATCGTCGCTGGCCTCGCCATCGCGGGCGGCCTGTTCCTGCTGGTGGGCCGCACCCGGCTCGGCATCCGCATCCGCGCGGGCGAAAGTGACCGCGAGATGATCGCGGCCCTCGGTGTCGACATCAGCCGCCTCTACACCATCGTCTTCGCGCTCGGCGCGGCGCTGGCCGGGCTGGCTGGTGCGCTCGTCGGGGCGATCCAGTCCGTGCAGGTGGGCATGGGCGAGCCGGTACTGATCCTTGCCTTCGTCACCATCGTCATCGGCGGCATCGGCTCCATCAAGGGCGCGCTTGTTGGCGCTTTGCTGGTGGGCCTCACGGATACGCTGGGCGGCCTATTCCTGCCCGCCGCCTTCGCCCTTTTCATGGAACCGTCGGCCGCCGCCTCCACCGGCGCGGCCCTCTCGTCCATGCTCATCTACATCCTGATGGCAGTCATCCTCATCCTGCGCCCCTCCGGGCTCTACGGCGCCCGCGCATGA
- the mmsB gene encoding multiple monosaccharide ABC transporter permease has translation MADVIDAPAPADRTSMKTYLADHIRDYGMLLALVVIMGFFQIVTDGTLLRPVNITNLFLQNSYIIIMALGMLLVIVAGHIDLSVGSVVGFVGALAAVMIVQWEWPILMAAPACILTGILIGAAQGYWIAYWRIPSFIVTLAGMLVFRGLSLWLLEGQSVGPFPVEFQRLSTGFIPDFISPFGALLAEITGAKRVNGFAVACGIIIAAAIVWVGYRSRIRNARYGMAGEPMAFFVIRNALVAGAIVFISYKLSTFRGLPNVLITMGVLTVVYAFLTEKTTLGRRIYALGGNEKAAKLSGIKTERLTFLAFVNMGMLAALAGLIFAARLNTATPKAGVAFELDVIAAVFIGGASMSGGVGKIVGAVVGAFIMGVMNNGMSIMGIGIDYQQVIKGLVLLAAVIFDVYNKSKQG, from the coding sequence ATGGCAGACGTGATAGACGCCCCGGCCCCGGCTGACAGGACTTCGATGAAGACCTACCTCGCCGATCACATCCGCGATTACGGCATGCTGCTGGCATTGGTCGTTATCATGGGCTTCTTCCAGATCGTGACCGACGGAACCCTTCTGCGCCCAGTCAACATCACCAACCTTTTCCTGCAGAACAGCTACATCATCATCATGGCGCTGGGCATGCTGCTGGTGATCGTCGCGGGCCATATCGACCTCTCCGTGGGCTCGGTCGTCGGCTTTGTCGGTGCCCTCGCGGCCGTGATGATCGTGCAATGGGAATGGCCCATTCTCATGGCCGCGCCCGCCTGCATCCTTACCGGCATCCTGATCGGTGCCGCGCAGGGTTACTGGATCGCCTACTGGCGGATTCCGTCCTTCATCGTCACCCTCGCGGGCATGCTCGTCTTCCGCGGCCTGTCGCTCTGGCTGCTCGAGGGCCAGTCGGTCGGCCCCTTCCCTGTCGAGTTTCAGCGCCTCTCCACCGGTTTCATTCCCGATTTCATCAGCCCGTTCGGCGCGCTTCTGGCAGAAATCACCGGCGCGAAACGCGTCAATGGCTTCGCAGTTGCCTGCGGTATCATCATCGCCGCCGCCATCGTCTGGGTCGGCTACCGTTCCCGCATCCGCAACGCCCGCTATGGCATGGCTGGCGAGCCGATGGCATTCTTTGTCATCCGCAACGCTCTCGTGGCCGGTGCCATCGTCTTCATTTCCTACAAGCTCTCCACCTTCCGTGGCCTGCCGAACGTGCTGATCACAATGGGCGTCCTGACCGTAGTCTACGCCTTCCTGACGGAGAAGACGACGCTCGGCCGTCGCATCTACGCACTCGGCGGCAACGAGAAGGCGGCCAAGCTCTCTGGCATCAAGACCGAACGGCTCACCTTCCTCGCCTTCGTCAACATGGGTATGCTCGCGGCACTCGCGGGCCTCATCTTCGCCGCCCGCCTCAATACCGCAACACCCAAGGCCGGCGTCGCCTTCGAACTCGACGTCATCGCCGCGGTCTTCATCGGCGGTGCCTCCATGTCGGGCGGCGTGGGCAAGATCGTCGGTGCCGTCGTCGGCGCCTTCATCATGGGCGTCATGAACAACGGCATGTCGATCATGGGAATCGGTATCGATTATCAACAGGTCATCAAGGGTCTCGTGCTGCTCGCCGCCGTCATCTTCGATGTCTACAACAAGAGCAAACAGGGCTGA
- a CDS encoding ABC transporter ATP-binding protein, translated as MSLLSLENVSASYGPAQALFGVSLTIAEGEALALMGRNGMGKSTTVKAICRLLPAGGTITFAGRSLADLPAHKAARLGIGLVPEGRRCFPNLSVSENLLAAARPGHWNMARVTALFPRLAERRGQNAATLSGGEQQMLAISRALMTNPRLLILDEATEGLAPLVRQEIWAAIGTLKAETGLSLLIIDKSLKELRSIADTAVLLERGTSVWSGPISGLTPDLATRYLGI; from the coding sequence ATGAGCCTCTTGTCCCTTGAAAACGTCTCCGCCTCATACGGCCCCGCACAGGCGCTCTTCGGCGTTTCGCTGACTATTGCCGAAGGTGAGGCATTGGCACTCATGGGCCGCAACGGAATGGGCAAATCCACGACGGTGAAGGCGATCTGCCGCCTGCTGCCCGCGGGCGGCACAATTACCTTCGCCGGTCGGTCACTCGCCGACCTTCCCGCCCACAAGGCCGCCCGCCTCGGCATTGGCCTCGTGCCTGAAGGCCGCCGCTGCTTTCCGAACCTCTCCGTTTCCGAAAACCTCCTCGCCGCCGCCCGTCCCGGCCACTGGAACATGGCCCGTGTTACGGCGCTTTTTCCCCGCCTCGCCGAGCGCAGGGGCCAGAACGCCGCCACGCTCTCGGGCGGCGAACAGCAGATGCTCGCCATCTCCCGCGCCCTGATGACCAATCCGCGCCTTCTGATCCTCGACGAGGCGACGGAGGGCCTGGCCCCCCTTGTCCGGCAGGAAATCTGGGCAGCCATCGGCACGCTGAAAGCCGAGACCGGCCTTTCGCTCCTCATCATCGACAAGTCGCTGAAGGAACTTAGGTCGATCGCCGATACCGCCGTACTGCTGGAGCGCGGCACCTCCGTGTGGTCAGGGCCCATCTCCGGCCTGACACCCGATCTGGCAACCCGCTACCTCGGCATCTGA
- a CDS encoding ABC transporter ATP-binding protein, whose amino-acid sequence MSDPVLETRGLSKRFGALEASKSVSLTLCPGEIHALIGPNGAGKSTLIAQIAGALKPDNGSVHLCGEDITHLSTPARARAGLARTFQVSQLAMQDTVLQNALLGATATNGRPFRLWGRPVDTLRQRAQAALTRVGLAGQAATPVSALSHGQRRLLELAIALTLEPKAFLLDEPMAGLGSEGSQNMTDFLATLRTQAPILLVEHDMDAVFALADRISVLVYGEVIATGTTDEIRANPVVREAYLGQDA is encoded by the coding sequence ATGTCTGACCCGGTTCTGGAAACGCGCGGCCTCTCTAAGCGCTTCGGCGCACTCGAAGCCAGCAAATCTGTCTCCCTCACTCTTTGCCCCGGAGAAATCCATGCCCTCATCGGCCCCAACGGTGCGGGCAAATCGACCCTGATCGCCCAGATCGCCGGTGCACTGAAGCCAGACAACGGCAGCGTCCATCTCTGCGGCGAAGATATCACCCATCTTTCCACTCCTGCCCGCGCGCGCGCAGGCCTCGCCCGCACCTTTCAGGTATCGCAACTGGCGATGCAGGACACGGTACTGCAGAACGCTCTGCTCGGCGCAACCGCCACCAACGGTCGGCCCTTCCGTCTGTGGGGTCGTCCTGTGGACACTCTCCGCCAACGGGCGCAGGCCGCGCTCACCCGCGTCGGTCTTGCCGGGCAGGCCGCCACGCCCGTCTCCGCCCTCAGCCACGGCCAGCGCCGCCTGCTGGAACTCGCCATCGCCCTGACGCTGGAGCCAAAGGCCTTCCTCCTCGATGAACCCATGGCCGGGCTCGGCTCTGAAGGCTCCCAGAACATGACCGACTTTCTGGCCACACTCCGCACCCAAGCCCCGATCCTGTTGGTGGAACACGACATGGATGCCGTCTTCGCGCTGGCCGACCGCATCTCCGTCCTCGTCTACGGCGAAGTCATCGCCACCGGTACAACCGATGAGATCCGCGCCAATCCGGTGGTGCGCGAAGCCTATCTGGGGCAGGACGCATGA
- the chvE gene encoding multiple monosaccharide ABC transporter substrate-binding protein: protein MKFLTTALAATALVAGMAITAPVAAQDKGTIGIAMPTKSSARWISDGASMVEQFEAAGYETDLQYAEDDIPNQLAQIENMITKEVDALVIAAIDGTTLSNALANAAALDIPVIAYDRLIRDSGDVSYYATFDNFKVGVQQATSLVDGLKQRFGDGPYNVELFGGSPDDNNAYFFYDGAMSVLQPLIDDGTVIIQSGQMGMDTVGTLRWDGAVAQARMDNLLSAHYTDQPVHGVLSPYDGLSIGILSSLKGVGYGSGDQPMPIVSGQDAEVQSVKSILAGEQYSTVFKDTRELARVTVGMVEALLEGGEPEINDTETYDNGVLVVPSYLLEPVSVDASNWEEILIGSGYYTKDQIE, encoded by the coding sequence ATGAAATTTTTGACAACGGCCCTGGCCGCGACGGCACTCGTTGCGGGTATGGCAATTACCGCCCCCGTGGCGGCGCAGGACAAGGGCACCATTGGCATCGCCATGCCCACCAAATCCTCCGCCCGCTGGATTTCCGACGGTGCGTCCATGGTGGAACAGTTCGAAGCCGCCGGCTACGAGACCGATCTTCAGTATGCCGAAGACGACATTCCCAACCAGCTCGCCCAGATCGAAAACATGATCACCAAGGAAGTCGACGCGCTCGTAATCGCGGCCATCGACGGCACGACCCTGTCCAATGCCCTCGCCAACGCCGCCGCGCTCGACATCCCCGTCATTGCCTATGACCGGCTGATCCGCGACAGCGGCGACGTCAGCTACTACGCCACCTTCGACAACTTCAAGGTCGGCGTCCAGCAGGCGACCTCGCTCGTAGACGGCCTGAAGCAGCGCTTTGGCGACGGCCCCTACAACGTCGAACTCTTCGGCGGCAGCCCGGACGACAACAACGCCTATTTCTTCTATGATGGCGCCATGTCGGTCCTCCAGCCGCTGATCGACGATGGCACTGTCATCATTCAGTCCGGCCAGATGGGCATGGATACGGTCGGAACCCTCCGTTGGGATGGCGCGGTTGCGCAGGCGCGGATGGATAACCTTCTCTCCGCCCACTATACCGACCAGCCCGTCCACGGCGTCCTTTCGCCGTACGATGGCCTGTCCATCGGTATCCTTTCCTCGCTGAAAGGTGTCGGCTACGGCTCCGGCGACCAGCCGATGCCCATCGTTTCCGGTCAGGATGCGGAGGTACAGTCCGTGAAGTCCATCCTCGCGGGTGAGCAGTACTCCACGGTCTTCAAGGACACACGTGAACTCGCACGCGTCACAGTCGGTATGGTCGAGGCTCTGCTGGAAGGCGGTGAGCCGGAGATCAATGACACCGAAACCTACGACAACGGCGTCCTCGTCGTTCCCTCCTATCTGCTGGAGCCGGTTTCCGTCGATGCCTCCAACTGGGAAGAGATCCTGATCGGGTCCGGCTACTACACCAAAGACCAGATCGAGTAA
- a CDS encoding branched-chain amino acid ABC transporter permease — protein sequence MTRERILNAALLAALVAVPLWAWVADEPFIITLCTKVAILALAGVGLNIALGLGGLVSLGHAAFFGLGGYAMGILASHAQSYTPLTDWPVLIEGTKSMPIIWATALAASGLAALAIGALSLRTSGVYFIMITLAFGQMFFYFAISWPAYGGEDGLPIYVRNGFPGLNTLDPIQFYGLALAVLLAALAFAAMLARSPFGLSLNAARQAHARVEAVGLSPYRLRLLAFTLSGMITGLAGALYADLNRFVSPAMFSWQTSGEIMILVILGGTARLFGPVAGAALFILLEELLGGVSDYWQIALGLILLVTVLFAPGGLVGIAAGKARPHV from the coding sequence ATGACCCGCGAGCGTATCCTCAACGCGGCCCTCCTCGCCGCCCTTGTCGCCGTGCCGCTCTGGGCATGGGTGGCGGACGAGCCTTTCATCATCACGCTTTGCACCAAGGTCGCCATCCTGGCGCTCGCAGGTGTTGGCCTGAATATCGCCCTTGGCCTCGGCGGGCTCGTCTCGCTCGGCCACGCGGCCTTCTTCGGTCTCGGCGGTTACGCGATGGGCATCCTCGCCAGCCACGCGCAAAGCTACACGCCCCTCACCGATTGGCCGGTCCTGATCGAGGGCACCAAATCGATGCCCATCATCTGGGCCACCGCCCTCGCCGCCTCCGGCCTTGCCGCGCTGGCCATCGGCGCGCTGTCGCTGCGCACCTCCGGCGTCTACTTCATCATGATCACGCTCGCCTTCGGCCAGATGTTCTTCTACTTCGCGATCAGCTGGCCCGCCTATGGCGGCGAGGACGGGTTGCCGATCTACGTGCGCAACGGCTTTCCCGGCCTCAACACGCTCGATCCGATCCAGTTCTACGGTCTTGCCCTCGCCGTGCTGCTCGCCGCCCTCGCCTTCGCAGCCATGCTCGCCCGCTCACCCTTCGGCCTTTCACTCAATGCCGCCCGGCAAGCCCACGCGCGGGTGGAGGCTGTCGGCCTCTCGCCCTACCGCCTCCGCCTTCTCGCCTTCACCCTCTCCGGCATGATCACCGGCCTTGCAGGCGCGCTCTATGCCGATCTCAACCGCTTCGTCTCTCCGGCCATGTTCTCTTGGCAAACCAGTGGAGAGATCATGATCCTCGTCATTCTCGGCGGCACCGCCCGCCTTTTCGGGCCGGTCGCGGGCGCGGCCCTGTTCATCCTGCTGGAAGAACTGCTCGGCGGCGTCTCGGATTATTGGCAGATCGCACTTGGCCTCATCCTGTTGGTGACGGTGCTCTTCGCCCCCGGCGGCCTGGTCGGCATCGCCGCCGGAAAGGCCCGGCCCCATGTCTGA
- a CDS encoding LysR family transcriptional regulator, producing MLDQRLHKGLKISHIRLLAAVLQEENLSAAAMRVGISQPAASRLAGELDALLGCPLYLRTARGVRLTAEGAALAKRAARMLSEIDLAGREIEELRSGAVGRVRVGSVTGPAVEYVLPAIAAFRLSHGQVAVGVDVGTSDDLMPRLLDGTLDFALARRPAHLPSEEFVELPLIDEPVDFIVRAGHPLLGQGRLPVEAALAYEWVLPFERALLRETVERALRAEGLAMPATVLSTSSFLATLAAVRNSNAVAPIASSVADGFPGSEIRTLPLTMQVQVERYSYFQRAGTDLTPAARALARDVIGRLQPALLSQMPR from the coding sequence ATGCTCGACCAGAGATTGCATAAGGGCCTGAAGATTTCCCACATCCGGCTGCTGGCCGCAGTGCTGCAGGAGGAAAACCTGAGTGCCGCGGCGATGCGGGTGGGTATCAGCCAGCCTGCGGCGTCGCGTCTTGCCGGCGAACTCGATGCGCTGCTGGGCTGTCCACTGTATTTGCGGACGGCGCGCGGCGTGCGGCTGACGGCGGAGGGGGCGGCGCTGGCGAAGCGGGCAGCGAGGATGCTGAGCGAGATCGATCTGGCCGGACGGGAAATCGAGGAACTGCGCAGCGGAGCCGTGGGGCGGGTGCGTGTGGGATCCGTCACCGGACCGGCGGTGGAATACGTGCTGCCGGCGATTGCGGCTTTCCGTCTGAGCCACGGACAGGTGGCGGTAGGCGTGGACGTCGGCACCAGCGATGACCTGATGCCGCGCCTGCTGGACGGGACGCTGGATTTCGCGCTGGCGCGGCGGCCCGCACATCTGCCGTCGGAAGAATTTGTTGAATTACCGCTGATTGACGAGCCGGTGGATTTCATCGTGCGTGCCGGTCATCCCTTGCTTGGACAGGGGCGGCTGCCGGTGGAGGCGGCGCTGGCTTATGAGTGGGTTCTTCCGTTCGAAAGGGCGCTGTTGCGTGAGACGGTGGAACGGGCACTGAGGGCTGAGGGGCTGGCGATGCCGGCGACGGTACTGTCCACCAGTTCCTTTCTCGCGACGCTGGCGGCAGTACGCAATTCCAACGCGGTGGCGCCGATCGCCTCTTCTGTGGCCGATGGCTTTCCGGGCAGCGAGATCCGGACCTTGCCGCTGACAATGCAGGTGCAGGTTGAGCGGTATTCCTATTTCCAGCGGGCGGGGACGGACCTGACGCCGGCGGCGCGGGCGTTGGCACGGGATGTGATCGGCCGGTTGCAGCCGGCGCTGCTGTCTCAGATGCCGAGGTAG
- a CDS encoding GNAT family N-acetyltransferase, with translation MSESVKVRPARAEDVPEMAAILNEIIAIGGTTAFEDERSEAEVADIVMERPESLFAHVALDGEGAVAGFQYVIATDEAGVGSVATFARQAPVIRAVGTALLRATVLSSQAAGLTAIDAHIRGDNVPGLAYYSKMGFKDHAVVPSVPLKNGTPIDRIVKRLQL, from the coding sequence GTGAGCGAAAGTGTAAAGGTGCGGCCCGCACGGGCGGAGGATGTGCCGGAGATGGCGGCGATCCTGAACGAGATCATCGCGATCGGCGGGACGACCGCCTTCGAGGATGAACGGAGCGAGGCCGAGGTTGCGGACATAGTGATGGAGCGGCCGGAGAGCCTCTTCGCGCATGTCGCGCTCGACGGCGAGGGGGCGGTGGCCGGGTTCCAGTACGTGATCGCGACAGACGAGGCGGGCGTCGGCTCGGTCGCCACCTTCGCGCGGCAGGCGCCGGTCATCCGGGCCGTCGGCACGGCGCTGCTGCGTGCCACTGTTCTGTCGTCGCAGGCCGCGGGGCTGACGGCCATCGACGCGCACATCCGCGGCGACAATGTGCCGGGCCTGGCCTACTATTCGAAGATGGGATTCAAGGATCATGCGGTGGTGCCGAGCGTGCCGCTGAAGAACGGCACACCCATTGATCGGATCGTTAAACGGCTGCAACTGTAG
- the araD gene encoding L-arabinonate dehydratase, producing MDATSFKPATWPRKLRSQEWFSGSTKDAIYHRSWMKNQGFPADLFDGRPIVGICNTWSELTPCNAHLRDIAERVKNGVWEAGGFPVEFPVFSPSESTLRPTAMMFRNLCSMDVEEAIRGKCIDGVVLLAGCDKTTPALLMGAASVDLPAIVVSGGPMLNGYFQGERVGSGTHLWKFSEAVKAGEMTSEDFVEAEASMSRSPGSCNTMGTASTMASMAEALGMALSGNAAIPAVDSRRRMMAQLTGRRIVQMVKDDLKPSDILTKDAFENAIRTNGAIGGSTNAVVHLLAIAGRVGIDLTLEDWDRCGQNVPTIVNLMPSGKYLMEEFFYAGGLPVVIKRLGEEGLLHKEAITVSGASIWEEVKDVKNWNEDVIRPKEQALTASGGIAVLRGNLAPGGAVLKPSAASEHLLTHKGRAVVFEDIDDYKARIEDEDLDIDETCIMVLKNCGPRGYPGMAEVGNMGLPPKVLRKGITDMIRISDARMSGTAYGTVVLHTSPEAARGGPLAVVQSGDMIELDVPNRRLHLDIPDAELEARLKAWQPTVDVPDGGYAQLYHERVMGADTGADFDFLVGCRGNEVARESH from the coding sequence ATGGACGCCACCAGCTTCAAACCAGCCACCTGGCCCCGCAAACTCCGCTCCCAGGAATGGTTTTCGGGCTCCACCAAGGATGCCATCTACCACCGCTCGTGGATGAAGAACCAGGGCTTCCCGGCCGACCTGTTTGATGGCCGTCCCATCGTCGGCATCTGCAACACCTGGTCGGAACTCACCCCCTGCAACGCGCATCTGCGCGACATCGCCGAGCGGGTGAAGAACGGCGTGTGGGAAGCGGGCGGCTTCCCCGTCGAGTTCCCGGTATTCTCGCCCTCCGAAAGCACGCTGCGCCCCACGGCCATGATGTTCCGCAACCTCTGTTCGATGGATGTGGAAGAGGCGATCCGCGGCAAGTGCATCGACGGCGTGGTCCTTCTCGCGGGGTGCGACAAGACCACCCCAGCCCTGCTGATGGGTGCAGCCTCAGTCGATCTGCCCGCCATCGTCGTCTCCGGCGGCCCGATGCTGAACGGCTATTTCCAGGGCGAGCGAGTAGGCTCCGGCACCCATCTCTGGAAGTTCTCCGAAGCCGTGAAGGCCGGTGAGATGACGTCGGAGGATTTCGTCGAGGCGGAAGCCTCCATGTCCCGTTCCCCCGGCTCCTGCAACACCATGGGCACCGCCAGCACGATGGCCAGCATGGCCGAGGCTCTCGGCATGGCACTCTCCGGCAATGCCGCCATCCCGGCGGTCGACAGCCGTCGCCGCATGATGGCGCAACTTACCGGACGGCGCATCGTGCAGATGGTCAAGGACGACCTGAAACCTTCAGACATCCTGACGAAGGACGCCTTTGAGAACGCCATCCGCACCAATGGCGCCATCGGCGGCTCCACCAACGCCGTCGTGCACCTGCTCGCCATCGCCGGCCGCGTCGGTATCGACCTCACGCTCGAGGACTGGGACCGCTGCGGCCAGAACGTGCCCACGATCGTCAACCTAATGCCTTCCGGCAAATATCTGATGGAAGAGTTCTTCTACGCCGGCGGCCTGCCCGTTGTTATCAAGCGTCTGGGTGAGGAAGGCCTCCTGCACAAGGAGGCCATCACCGTTTCCGGCGCCTCGATCTGGGAAGAGGTGAAAGACGTCAAGAACTGGAACGAGGATGTCATCCGGCCGAAGGAACAGGCGCTGACAGCCTCTGGCGGCATCGCAGTCCTGCGCGGCAACCTCGCCCCCGGCGGCGCGGTCCTCAAACCGTCCGCCGCAAGCGAGCATCTGCTGACGCACAAGGGCCGCGCCGTCGTCTTCGAGGACATCGACGACTACAAGGCCCGCATCGAGGACGAGGATCTCGACATTGACGAGACCTGCATCATGGTGCTCAAGAATTGCGGCCCGCGCGGTTATCCCGGCATGGCCGAGGTCGGCAACATGGGATTACCGCCCAAGGTCCTGCGCAAGGGCATCACCGACATGATCCGTATATCCGACGCCCGCATGTCCGGCACCGCCTACGGCACCGTCGTCCTGCATACCTCGCCCGAAGCTGCGCGCGGCGGCCCGCTGGCAGTCGTGCAGTCCGGTGACATGATCGAACTCGACGTTCCGAACCGCCGCCTGCATCTCGACATTCCGGACGCCGAACTGGAGGCCCGTCTCAAGGCCTGGCAACCGACTGTCGATGTTCCCGATGGCGGCTACGCCCAACTCTACCATGAGCGGGTGATGGGCGCCGATACCGGGGCGGACTTCGACTTCCTCGTCGGCTGTCGCGGAAACGAAGTGGCACGGGAATCGCATTGA